In Synechococcus sp. KORDI-52, one genomic interval encodes:
- a CDS encoding DUF3352 domain-containing protein — MDKDEAIRERRPMKARPFLSAAGAALLSLLLLAAGLLWTMDRQSPLQLAEQPLHLPRAARFVPRDADLSLHWLADPVRLPAYAQAVAPASQRRDARDGARQWREGVFALAGLQFAVELEPWLGEEVSLTLTDGVSHAGWVLALTSRDHDGARRFLQRFWQTRSLAGTDLQISSYRGIGVISGQGALVGHDPQPLATALIDDDLLLVASGRGVLEQALDVSQLPDQHQLGDQRLQRQVAELGQGVALLTASPHALEHWLQLPERVAQRDDLSGLVASLRPEGATLAVDGRLGFRQSLGADPWPGLKDLTASAGGHARWLAQLQSPARLLDPSESHPLAQWFGPELEKRLADQPSAEAVVGADDGPLLWQDQPEGWLLATRPQSPARDVVDARLQEQGLTRSELEGDGEVLSVWTRLVRQRGRQPGVDAQLAAAQVRDASLNWWGESLVALAQRQNGRALQPRLNQWQELTASSQPAQALLLAEDPARSLLGRWRPWALLQVMAGRPLLNQVRGLAVAVDADRQEEGGPEIPLHARLQLG, encoded by the coding sequence ATGGACAAAGATGAGGCGATCCGAGAACGCCGGCCCATGAAGGCCCGCCCCTTCCTCAGCGCTGCCGGAGCTGCGCTGCTGTCGCTGCTTCTTCTGGCCGCTGGTCTGCTCTGGACCATGGATCGCCAGAGCCCCCTTCAACTGGCAGAGCAGCCGTTGCATCTGCCCCGGGCGGCCCGGTTCGTGCCCCGGGATGCCGATTTGTCCCTTCACTGGCTGGCCGATCCCGTGCGGTTGCCGGCCTATGCCCAGGCTGTGGCCCCTGCCTCCCAACGCCGCGATGCCCGTGATGGTGCAAGGCAGTGGCGTGAAGGGGTCTTTGCCTTGGCGGGCCTGCAGTTCGCTGTTGAGCTGGAGCCCTGGCTTGGAGAGGAGGTCAGCCTCACCCTCACCGATGGGGTCTCCCACGCTGGTTGGGTGTTGGCTTTGACCAGTCGGGATCACGACGGCGCCCGGCGCTTTCTGCAACGGTTCTGGCAGACCCGCAGCCTGGCGGGCACCGACCTCCAGATCAGCAGTTACCGCGGAATCGGTGTGATCAGCGGTCAGGGGGCGTTGGTGGGCCATGACCCCCAACCCCTGGCGACGGCCTTGATCGATGACGATCTGCTTCTGGTGGCCTCAGGCCGGGGCGTGCTGGAGCAAGCCCTCGATGTCTCCCAGCTGCCGGATCAGCATCAGCTGGGGGATCAACGCCTGCAGCGTCAGGTGGCTGAGCTCGGTCAAGGCGTGGCTCTGCTTACGGCCTCTCCCCACGCCCTTGAGCATTGGTTGCAGCTGCCCGAGCGGGTGGCCCAACGGGACGATCTGAGCGGACTTGTGGCATCGCTTCGGCCGGAGGGGGCCACCCTGGCGGTGGATGGGCGCCTCGGATTCCGGCAATCCCTTGGCGCCGACCCCTGGCCTGGCCTGAAGGATCTGACCGCCTCGGCCGGAGGCCATGCCCGCTGGCTGGCTCAGCTGCAGAGTCCAGCCCGTCTGTTGGATCCCAGCGAAAGTCATCCGCTGGCCCAATGGTTCGGTCCGGAGCTGGAGAAGCGCTTGGCGGACCAGCCGTCGGCAGAGGCTGTTGTGGGGGCCGATGACGGTCCTCTGCTTTGGCAGGACCAACCCGAGGGCTGGCTGCTGGCCACCCGCCCGCAAAGCCCCGCCAGGGATGTGGTGGATGCGCGTCTGCAGGAGCAGGGTCTGACCCGCTCTGAGCTGGAAGGCGATGGCGAGGTGTTGAGTGTGTGGACGCGTCTGGTGCGCCAGCGAGGCCGCCAGCCAGGGGTGGATGCCCAGTTGGCCGCGGCTCAGGTCCGCGACGCTTCCCTGAACTGGTGGGGTGAGTCCTTGGTGGCGCTGGCGCAGCGCCAGAACGGCCGTGCCCTTCAGCCCCGCTTGAACCAGTGGCAGGAACTCACAGCGTCTTCCCAACCAGCGCAGGCCCTCCTGCTGGCGGAGGACCCGGCCCGATCCCTGTTGGGGCGATGGCGGCCCTGGGCCCTGCTGCAGGTGATGGCGGGGCGGCCCCTGCTGAACCAGGTCCGCGGGCTGGCGGTTGCCGTTGATGCTGATCGCCAGGAGGAGGGCGGCCCCGAGATTCCGTTGCATGCCCGGCTCCAACTCGGTTGA
- a CDS encoding N-acetylglucosamine-6-phosphate deacetylase, with protein sequence MAAEASVALMHRITNVRLPGPLPGDGDQRYSVDLDEQGLICRIDAMGADAQQEAQQPYADWNGDWLSPRGVDLQINGGLGLAFPELSEMDLPRLEELLELLWRDGVEAIAPTLVTCGIAPLRQALDVLRQARQQHRRGRCRLLGAHLEGPFLAETRRGAHPREHLARPSLEALNERIGGFETEIALVTLAPELEGAAAVIGRLRDLGISVALGHSAANAEQASAGFDQGVAMLTHAFNAMPGLHHRAPGPLGEACRRGGIALGLIADGVHVHPTMAVLLQRLALEQTVLVSDALAPYGLADGEHRWDERLLLVEKGTCRLEDGTLAGVTLPQLEGVKRLARWSDAPSAAIWSATVAPRRVIGDATGCMDALMGRPLTQLLRWHQKEGDLHWACAA encoded by the coding sequence ATGGCTGCCGAAGCCAGTGTTGCGTTGATGCACCGAATCACCAACGTTCGACTGCCGGGTCCCCTGCCTGGGGACGGAGACCAGCGCTATTCCGTCGACCTCGACGAGCAGGGGCTGATCTGCCGCATCGACGCGATGGGCGCCGATGCGCAACAAGAGGCTCAACAACCCTATGCGGACTGGAACGGCGACTGGCTCAGCCCCCGGGGTGTTGACCTGCAGATTAACGGCGGGTTGGGACTGGCCTTCCCGGAACTGAGCGAGATGGATTTGCCCCGGCTGGAGGAACTCCTCGAGCTGTTGTGGCGCGATGGGGTCGAAGCGATCGCCCCGACCCTGGTGACCTGCGGCATCGCGCCGCTGCGCCAAGCCCTGGACGTGCTGCGGCAGGCGCGGCAGCAACACCGGCGCGGCCGTTGCCGGCTGCTGGGGGCCCATCTGGAGGGTCCATTTCTGGCAGAGACCCGCCGCGGTGCCCATCCCCGTGAACACCTGGCCCGCCCCAGCCTGGAGGCCCTGAACGAACGCATTGGTGGGTTCGAAACGGAGATTGCCCTGGTGACCCTGGCTCCCGAACTGGAGGGGGCCGCTGCGGTGATCGGGCGGCTGCGGGACCTGGGCATCAGCGTGGCTCTCGGCCACAGCGCCGCCAATGCCGAACAGGCCAGCGCCGGTTTCGATCAGGGGGTGGCCATGCTCACCCACGCCTTCAATGCCATGCCGGGGTTGCACCACCGGGCGCCAGGCCCTCTCGGTGAGGCCTGCCGGCGCGGAGGCATTGCCCTAGGCCTGATTGCCGATGGCGTGCACGTTCACCCCACGATGGCGGTGCTGTTGCAACGGCTGGCGCTGGAGCAGACGGTGCTGGTGAGCGATGCGCTAGCCCCCTACGGCCTGGCCGATGGGGAGCACCGCTGGGATGAGCGGTTGCTGCTGGTGGAGAAAGGCACCTGCCGGCTCGAAGACGGCACCCTGGCGGGGGTGACCCTGCCGCAACTGGAGGGGGTGAAACGGCTGGCCCGCTGGAGTGACGCCCCCAGTGCTGCGATCTGGAGCGCCACGGTGGCGCCGCGGCGGGTGATTGGCGATGCAACGGGGTGCATGGATGCCCTGATGGGACGGCCACTGACGCAGCTGCTGCGCTGGCACCAGAAGGAGGGTGATCTGCACTGGGCCTGCGCTGCTTAG
- a CDS encoding AI-2E family transporter, with the protein MTPWPAWLRLGLLLPVLGLNAFVLKGLLVQFAPFPGLFLTAALLAFLLDLPCRWLTRRGLPRAWAMVSVVLVTLGLLIWAAVGLVPLLIEQLSQLISASPTLLTAAEQWIDRGQLWALDHGLPADFADLSSDLVSQFSRLATQLSQRLLGLLGATVGTTINVVIVLVLAVFLLLGADPIVEGLARWLPDRWRALVQTTIERTFRGYFAGQVVLALILSGGQLLVFTALNIPYGVLFAVLIGFTTLVPYASALSIVSVSAVLAVQDPRTGLELLAAAIVVGQIVDQVIQPRLMGSIVGLQPAWLLIALPIGARVGALYGVGDLLGLLLAVPVASCIKTLADAARAGDLRPPESPPAPGAL; encoded by the coding sequence ATGACGCCCTGGCCGGCCTGGTTGCGACTCGGTCTACTGCTCCCCGTGCTGGGTTTGAACGCCTTTGTGCTGAAAGGTCTGTTGGTGCAGTTCGCGCCCTTCCCTGGGTTGTTCCTGACCGCAGCTCTGCTTGCGTTCCTTTTGGACCTGCCCTGCCGCTGGCTCACCCGGCGAGGCCTGCCCCGTGCCTGGGCCATGGTCAGCGTGGTCCTGGTGACCTTGGGGCTTTTGATCTGGGCAGCCGTGGGCTTGGTGCCGTTGTTGATTGAACAGCTCAGCCAATTGATCAGTGCTTCGCCCACCTTGTTGACGGCTGCCGAACAGTGGATCGACCGCGGGCAGCTTTGGGCGCTGGACCATGGTTTGCCCGCTGATTTCGCTGATCTCAGCAGCGATTTGGTGTCCCAGTTCAGCCGTCTGGCGACGCAGCTGAGTCAGCGCTTGTTGGGGCTGTTGGGGGCAACGGTGGGCACCACGATCAATGTGGTGATCGTGTTGGTGCTGGCGGTCTTCCTGTTGCTGGGGGCGGATCCGATTGTTGAAGGCCTGGCCCGTTGGTTGCCAGACCGCTGGCGGGCGTTGGTGCAGACCACAATCGAGCGCACGTTTCGTGGCTACTTCGCTGGTCAGGTGGTGCTGGCGCTGATCCTCAGCGGAGGTCAGCTGTTGGTGTTCACCGCCTTGAACATTCCCTATGGCGTGTTGTTTGCGGTGCTGATCGGCTTCACCACCCTGGTGCCCTACGCCAGTGCCCTGTCGATTGTCTCGGTCAGTGCGGTCCTGGCGGTACAGGATCCCCGCACAGGCCTTGAACTGCTTGCCGCGGCGATCGTCGTCGGTCAGATCGTGGATCAGGTGATCCAACCGCGTTTGATGGGAAGCATTGTGGGTTTGCAACCGGCCTGGTTGCTGATCGCGTTGCCGATCGGAGCTCGGGTGGGTGCTCTCTATGGAGTGGGGGATCTGCTGGGCCTGCTGTTGGCGGTGCCTGTGGCCAGTTGCATCAAGACCCTGGCTGATGCCGCCAGGGCCGGTGATCTCAGGCCGCCGGAATCACCCCCCGCTCCTGGAGCGCTTTGA
- the trpB gene encoding tryptophan synthase subunit beta has translation MTSTLPNASTPDPSNLQPSVRPGAHGRFGRFGGQYVPETLMPALAELEQAAAQAWNDPAFTAELNRLLKNYVGRATPLYEAERLTAHYRRADGGPRIWLKREDLNHTGAHKINNALGQALLALRMGKKRIIAETGAGQHGVATATVCARFGLECVIYMGAEDMRRQALNVFRMRLLGATVQPVTAGTATLKDATSEAIRDWVTNVETTHYILGSVAGPHPYPMLVRDFHAVIGEESKQQCQEAFGRLPDVLMACVGGGSNAMGLFHPFVQDTSVRLIGVEAAGDGVATGRHAATITEGRAGVLHGAMSLLLQDGDGQVMEAHSISAGLDYPGVGPEHSYLREIGRAEYAAVTDQQALDALRLVSELEGIIPALETAHAFAWLEQLCPTLADGTEVVINCSGRGDKDVNTVAEKLGDQL, from the coding sequence GTGACCAGCACCCTGCCCAACGCCAGCACTCCGGATCCCTCCAACCTGCAGCCATCGGTGCGTCCTGGAGCCCACGGCCGCTTTGGTCGCTTCGGGGGTCAGTACGTGCCGGAAACCCTGATGCCGGCCTTGGCGGAACTGGAGCAGGCCGCCGCCCAGGCCTGGAACGATCCGGCCTTCACCGCTGAGCTCAACCGCCTGCTGAAGAACTACGTCGGTCGGGCGACACCTCTCTATGAGGCTGAGCGTCTGACAGCCCATTACCGCCGTGCCGACGGTGGCCCCCGCATCTGGCTGAAGCGGGAAGACCTCAACCACACCGGGGCCCACAAGATCAATAACGCCCTGGGGCAGGCTCTGCTGGCGCTGCGGATGGGCAAGAAGCGGATCATCGCCGAGACCGGTGCGGGGCAGCACGGCGTCGCCACGGCCACGGTCTGTGCCCGCTTCGGTTTGGAGTGCGTGATCTACATGGGCGCGGAAGACATGCGCCGCCAGGCCCTCAATGTGTTCCGCATGCGCCTGCTCGGGGCCACGGTGCAACCGGTGACGGCCGGCACCGCCACCCTCAAGGACGCCACCAGCGAAGCCATCCGCGACTGGGTGACCAACGTCGAGACGACCCATTACATCCTTGGCTCCGTCGCCGGCCCGCATCCCTACCCGATGTTGGTGCGCGATTTCCATGCCGTGATCGGTGAGGAATCCAAGCAGCAGTGTCAGGAGGCCTTCGGTCGACTGCCGGACGTGCTGATGGCCTGCGTTGGCGGTGGCTCCAATGCCATGGGCCTGTTCCATCCTTTTGTTCAGGACACCTCCGTGCGTCTGATTGGAGTTGAGGCCGCCGGTGATGGTGTGGCCACCGGCCGCCACGCCGCAACGATCACCGAGGGTCGTGCCGGCGTCCTCCACGGGGCGATGAGCCTGTTGCTGCAGGACGGCGATGGCCAGGTGATGGAAGCTCATTCGATTTCTGCTGGTCTCGACTACCCCGGCGTGGGGCCGGAGCACAGCTACCTGCGGGAGATCGGTCGGGCCGAATATGCGGCAGTCACCGATCAGCAGGCCCTTGATGCCCTGCGCCTGGTGAGTGAGCTTGAGGGAATCATTCCGGCCCTGGAAACGGCCCACGCCTTCGCCTGGCTTGAGCAGCTCTGCCCCACCCTGGCCGATGGCACGGAAGTGGTGATCAACTGTTCCGGCCGCGGCGACAAGGACGTCAACACCGTGGCGGAAAAGCTGGGGGATCAGCTCTGA
- the cysC gene encoding adenylyl-sulfate kinase: protein MTASPTYGELTNKGASTNIAWHEASVGRDERSKQRGHRSAILWFTGLSGSGKSTLANAVNAALFERGLATYVLDGDNIRHGLCKDLGFSDADREENIRRIGEVAKLFLDAGVIVLTAFVSPFRADRDKARGLVEDGDFLEVFCAADLDVCESRDPKGLYAKARAGQIKDFTGISSPYEAPEAPELKIDTGKQDLADCVELVIKALQERGVIPAA from the coding sequence ATGACAGCCAGCCCCACCTACGGAGAACTCACCAACAAGGGTGCGTCCACCAACATTGCCTGGCATGAGGCCTCCGTGGGCCGCGACGAGCGCTCGAAGCAGCGTGGCCACCGCAGCGCCATCCTCTGGTTCACCGGACTGTCCGGTTCCGGTAAGAGCACCCTGGCCAATGCCGTGAACGCGGCTCTGTTCGAGCGGGGGCTTGCCACCTATGTGCTGGACGGGGACAACATCCGCCATGGACTCTGCAAGGACCTGGGCTTCTCTGATGCCGACCGCGAAGAAAACATTCGCCGCATCGGTGAAGTGGCCAAGCTGTTCCTGGATGCAGGCGTGATTGTGCTGACGGCCTTCGTTTCCCCCTTCCGCGCCGACCGTGACAAGGCCCGCGGCCTTGTGGAGGACGGTGATTTCCTCGAGGTGTTCTGCGCCGCCGATCTCGACGTCTGCGAATCCCGTGACCCCAAAGGTCTCTACGCCAAAGCAAGGGCTGGCCAGATCAAGGACTTCACCGGAATCTCCAGCCCCTACGAGGCCCCTGAGGCGCCCGAACTGAAGATCGACACCGGCAAGCAGGATCTGGCCGATTGCGTGGAGCTGGTGATCAAAGCGCTCCAGGAGCGGGGGGTGATTCCGGCGGCCTGA
- a CDS encoding rhodanese-like domain-containing protein, with amino-acid sequence MGQSKPQPIQAPELQQWLQSERPSPQVVDVREAAEIAIAPFPGAVLHRPLSQSNAWLATLQKDLQPDQAVVVVCHAGVRSYHFGLWLLDQPWGLEVWNLEGGIDAWSLQVDPSVPRY; translated from the coding sequence ATGGGCCAATCCAAACCACAACCCATCCAAGCGCCCGAGTTGCAGCAATGGCTGCAAAGCGAACGACCGTCACCCCAAGTGGTGGACGTGCGCGAGGCGGCTGAGATTGCCATCGCCCCCTTCCCCGGCGCGGTGCTGCACCGGCCCCTGAGCCAATCCAATGCCTGGCTGGCGACCCTGCAAAAGGACCTCCAGCCCGATCAGGCCGTTGTGGTGGTCTGCCATGCCGGCGTCCGCAGTTACCACTTCGGTCTGTGGCTGCTGGACCAACCCTGGGGCCTCGAGGTGTGGAACCTTGAGGGAGGCATTGATGCCTGGAGCCTTCAGGTGGATCCCAGCGTCCCCCGCTACTGA
- the bchM gene encoding magnesium protoporphyrin IX methyltransferase, with translation MAPDQLLEQKQAEKKEVKGYFETTGFDRWNRIYSDSDDVNKVQRNIRIGHQKTVDEVLVWIKESGELSQASFCDAGCGVGSLSLPLAAMGAGSISASDISEAMAQEAERRAREAGLDMAKLNFFASDLESLSGSFHTVCCLDVFIHYPQQPAEEMVKHLCSLTEERLIVSFAPYTPLLALLKGIGQLFPGPSKTTRAYTLKEDGIVKAAEACGFKLVRRSLNKAPFYFSRLIEFRKT, from the coding sequence ATGGCCCCCGATCAGCTGTTAGAGCAGAAACAGGCCGAGAAGAAGGAGGTGAAGGGCTACTTCGAAACCACGGGTTTCGACCGCTGGAACCGCATCTACAGCGACAGCGATGACGTGAACAAGGTGCAGCGCAACATCCGCATCGGTCACCAGAAAACCGTGGATGAAGTGCTGGTTTGGATCAAGGAAAGCGGCGAACTCAGCCAGGCGAGCTTCTGCGACGCCGGCTGCGGAGTGGGCAGCCTGAGCCTGCCGCTGGCGGCGATGGGAGCGGGGTCGATCAGCGCCAGCGACATTTCCGAGGCCATGGCCCAGGAAGCCGAGCGCCGGGCCCGCGAGGCCGGCCTCGACATGGCCAAGCTGAACTTCTTCGCCAGCGACCTGGAAAGCCTGAGCGGCTCCTTCCACACGGTGTGCTGCCTGGACGTGTTCATCCACTACCCCCAGCAACCGGCCGAGGAGATGGTGAAGCACCTTTGCAGCCTCACCGAAGAACGGCTGATCGTGAGTTTTGCGCCCTACACGCCACTGCTGGCGCTGTTGAAGGGGATCGGCCAGCTGTTCCCCGGCCCCAGCAAAACGACCCGGGCTTACACGCTCAAGGAAGACGGCATCGTGAAAGCAGCGGAAGCCTGCGGCTTCAAGTTGGTGCGCCGCAGCCTGAACAAAGCTCCCTTCTACTTCTCGCGCTTGATCGAGTTCCGCAAGACCTGA
- the purE gene encoding 5-(carboxyamino)imidazole ribonucleotide mutase, with protein MAVLPLCVVPPVLPRVAVVMGSDSDLPTMEPAALILRELGVEVEVRVLSAHRTPLEMVSFAQAARDQGFGVIVAGAGGAAHLPGMVAALTTLPVIGVPVKSRALSGVDSLHSIVQMPGGIPVATVAIGGGLNAGLLAAQILSVADAGLAQKLEGYRSTLHDAVVAKDARLVELGSTDYLSQMDS; from the coding sequence ATGGCAGTCTTGCCCCTCTGCGTTGTGCCGCCAGTGCTCCCCCGAGTTGCCGTTGTGATGGGAAGTGACTCCGACTTGCCCACCATGGAACCGGCTGCCCTCATCCTGCGTGAGCTGGGGGTGGAGGTGGAGGTTCGGGTGCTCTCGGCCCATCGCACCCCCCTGGAGATGGTGAGTTTCGCCCAGGCAGCCCGGGATCAGGGATTTGGAGTGATCGTCGCCGGCGCCGGCGGTGCTGCCCATCTCCCGGGCATGGTGGCCGCCCTCACCACGTTGCCCGTGATCGGTGTGCCGGTGAAAAGCCGTGCGCTTTCGGGTGTCGATTCTCTCCACTCGATCGTGCAGATGCCCGGCGGGATTCCCGTGGCCACCGTTGCCATCGGAGGTGGCCTCAATGCAGGTTTGCTGGCGGCTCAGATTCTTTCTGTGGCGGATGCAGGTTTGGCCCAGAAACTTGAGGGTTACCGCAGCACCCTCCACGATGCTGTGGTGGCCAAGGATGCGCGTCTGGTTGAGCTGGGCAGCACGGATTACCTCTCTCAGATGGATTCATGA
- a CDS encoding class I SAM-dependent methyltransferase, with the protein MTTATPRWADSTRGLGRLIEMLIGIGLLRRPLFFQARQLIIRTAERNGIPWRARRRALQQAAEPLLAASATAGLTPPAYYLSRFHAYEQGNLCWQAAAEAEQATDAMALRVWPDEQLKPAEAQARLRDAIHAVAEPLLPALIDRVVDLGCSVGVSTQALARWLNARAAANAVDPPTLIGLDLSPEMLSVARVRDGQGLVQDWRHAAAEATGLASASVDLVSLQFVCHELPQAATHAVLAEAARLLRPGGVLLMVDQDPGSSVLQRLPAPVATLLKSTEPFIEQYFALDMPAALREAGFRNLSIRACDPRHRVIACLR; encoded by the coding sequence ATGACCACCGCCACTCCTCGCTGGGCCGATTCCACCCGTGGCCTCGGCCGTCTGATTGAGATGTTGATCGGCATCGGTCTGCTGCGCCGTCCTCTTTTTTTCCAGGCCCGGCAGTTGATCATCCGCACAGCAGAGCGCAACGGCATCCCCTGGCGTGCCCGGCGCCGGGCGCTGCAGCAGGCGGCGGAACCGCTTCTGGCTGCCAGCGCCACGGCCGGGCTCACCCCACCGGCCTATTACCTGTCCCGCTTCCATGCCTATGAGCAGGGCAATCTCTGCTGGCAGGCCGCTGCTGAAGCCGAGCAGGCCACAGATGCCATGGCCCTGCGGGTGTGGCCAGATGAGCAGCTGAAGCCGGCCGAGGCCCAGGCCCGGCTCCGCGATGCCATCCATGCCGTGGCGGAGCCGTTGCTGCCCGCGTTGATCGATCGTGTGGTCGATCTGGGCTGTTCCGTCGGGGTGAGCACCCAGGCCCTGGCCCGCTGGCTGAATGCCCGTGCCGCGGCGAATGCCGTCGATCCTCCAACGCTGATCGGGCTGGATCTGTCGCCGGAGATGCTGTCGGTGGCCCGTGTGCGTGACGGCCAGGGGCTCGTGCAGGACTGGCGCCATGCCGCCGCGGAAGCCACCGGACTGGCTTCGGCTTCGGTGGATCTGGTCAGCCTGCAGTTCGTTTGCCATGAGCTTCCGCAGGCGGCGACCCACGCTGTTCTGGCCGAAGCAGCTCGGCTGCTGCGCCCTGGTGGTGTGCTGCTGATGGTGGATCAGGATCCCGGTTCGTCTGTGCTGCAACGCTTGCCGGCGCCGGTGGCCACATTGCTCAAGAGCACAGAGCCCTTCATTGAGCAGTACTTCGCCTTGGACATGCCTGCCGCGCTGCGGGAGGCTGGGTTCCGGAATCTCAGCATCCGTGCCTGCGACCCACGGCACCGTGTGATCGCCTGCTTACGCTGA
- the sixA gene encoding phosphohistidine phosphatase SixA yields the protein MPGSNSVDLLLLRHGIAEPRLAGRDHPDRPLTAAGRQRTQLVMAALVRRGVRLDRLLSSPYRRALQTAELALEAGLASELAVDERLEPGGALETLLTAADGRLGLVGHEPDLGDLACGLLGCAPGALVLKKAGVIQLRHSTGQWQVQALLRPSLLIDDLGCC from the coding sequence ATGCCCGGCTCCAACTCGGTTGACCTGCTCCTGCTGCGGCATGGCATCGCCGAACCCCGCCTGGCGGGGCGGGATCATCCGGATCGTCCCCTGACCGCCGCCGGCCGTCAGCGCACGCAGCTGGTGATGGCGGCCCTGGTGCGGCGGGGGGTGCGGCTGGATCGTCTGCTGTCCAGCCCTTACCGCCGAGCTCTGCAAACCGCTGAACTGGCCCTGGAGGCGGGGCTTGCCTCAGAGCTTGCGGTGGACGAACGACTCGAACCAGGAGGAGCCCTCGAAACGCTGCTGACGGCAGCCGATGGGCGCCTCGGTCTGGTGGGCCATGAGCCGGATCTGGGCGATCTGGCCTGCGGTCTTCTGGGGTGTGCTCCGGGTGCCCTGGTGCTGAAGAAAGCCGGTGTGATCCAGCTGCGTCATTCCACCGGCCAGTGGCAGGTGCAGGCCTTGCTTCGGCCATCACTGCTGATTGACGATTTAGGTTGCTGTTAG
- a CDS encoding heat-inducible transcriptional repressor HrcA — protein sequence MSKPLSLRQEQVLQATVHHYVDTMEPVGSRTLVQRFGIPASSATVRSAMGALERRGLLHQPHTSAGRIPSPMGYRHYVDALLPEPGVAVQHLERELTGLSLRWADLDDLLMHVARRLTDFTGLMSLITQPQLENRQLETIRLVPSGDRLLVMLVEANGRASHLNLRLPHGADAELIAMERWAADQLEQGELNWEALPRQLQRSGSVLRNALDQPTPTNPASVVVHGLSRLVSEPEFESTASLRPLLELIDDQPGTLISRGASARVWIGDEHPQPALEACAVVQAPYRCNEGLGHVALVGPMRMAYATARAAVQRVARHLELMLA from the coding sequence ATGAGCAAGCCCCTGTCCCTTCGGCAAGAACAGGTGCTTCAGGCGACGGTGCACCACTACGTCGACACGATGGAACCAGTGGGCAGCCGCACCCTGGTGCAACGCTTCGGCATCCCCGCCAGCTCCGCCACCGTTCGTTCCGCCATGGGGGCTCTGGAGCGTCGTGGACTGCTGCATCAGCCCCACACATCGGCCGGACGCATTCCCAGCCCGATGGGGTACCGGCACTACGTGGATGCGCTGCTGCCGGAACCCGGCGTTGCTGTTCAACACTTGGAGCGGGAGCTCACCGGCCTCAGCCTGCGTTGGGCCGACCTGGACGACCTGCTGATGCATGTGGCCCGGCGGCTGACTGATTTCACCGGTCTGATGAGCCTGATCACCCAACCGCAGCTGGAGAACCGCCAGCTGGAGACGATCCGCCTGGTGCCCAGCGGTGATCGCTTGCTGGTGATGCTGGTGGAAGCCAATGGCCGCGCCAGCCATCTCAACCTGCGTCTGCCGCATGGGGCAGACGCCGAACTCATAGCCATGGAACGGTGGGCCGCAGACCAGCTCGAGCAGGGGGAGCTGAACTGGGAGGCGCTGCCGAGGCAATTGCAACGCAGCGGCTCGGTGCTGCGCAACGCCCTCGACCAACCCACCCCTACGAACCCCGCATCGGTGGTGGTGCATGGCCTCTCAAGGCTGGTGAGCGAACCGGAATTCGAAAGCACGGCCAGCCTTCGGCCGCTGCTGGAACTGATCGACGACCAACCCGGCACCTTGATCAGCCGCGGTGCATCCGCACGGGTCTGGATCGGCGACGAGCATCCCCAGCCGGCCTTGGAAGCCTGTGCGGTGGTGCAGGCTCCCTACCGCTGCAACGAGGGGCTCGGCCACGTGGCATTGGTGGGCCCGATGCGTATGGCCTACGCCACGGCCCGCGCCGCCGTGCAGCGGGTAGCCCGCCACCTGGAATTGATGCTGGCGTGA
- a CDS encoding translation initiation factor yields MPKGGWQEFSNIDSLQRPSGPTTEPTAKSQQMVRVQPTRGGKGGKTVTVIRGLELDAAGFKALLKTLKTRIGSGGTAKNGVIELQGDQVDLTLELLSKEGYRPKRAGG; encoded by the coding sequence ATGCCGAAGGGAGGCTGGCAGGAATTCAGCAACATCGACAGTCTGCAGCGACCGAGCGGGCCTACGACGGAGCCCACAGCAAAGTCTCAGCAAATGGTGCGGGTCCAGCCCACCCGCGGCGGCAAGGGCGGCAAAACCGTGACCGTGATCCGTGGCCTGGAGCTGGATGCAGCGGGCTTCAAGGCGCTGCTGAAGACGCTCAAAACACGCATCGGCAGTGGTGGTACCGCCAAGAACGGCGTGATCGAACTGCAAGGCGATCAGGTGGATCTGACGCTCGAGCTGCTCAGCAAGGAGGGATACCGGCCGAAACGGGCTGGGGGTTAA